One region of Camelina sativa cultivar DH55 chromosome 6, Cs, whole genome shotgun sequence genomic DNA includes:
- the LOC104791121 gene encoding heavy metal-associated isoprenylated plant protein 27-like has product MSMAVEIRVPNLDCEGCASKLRKTLLKLKGVEEVEVEMETQKVTARGYRLEEKKVLKAVRRAGKAAELWPYRLGNSHFASFYKYPSYVTNHYYSDAHRTDPTGGVHTFFHTPAVYSVAVAGDEIAASMFSDDNPHACTIM; this is encoded by the exons ATGTCT ATGGCAGTGGAGATAAGAGTTCCAAACTTGGATTGTGAAGGATGTGCTTCTAAGCTTAGGAAGACTCTGCTCAAGCTTAAAG GAGTGGAAGAAGTAGAAGTGGAGATGGAAACCCAAAAAGTGACAGCTCGAGGATACCGGTTAGAGGAGAAGAAGGTACTGAAAGCGGTACGACGAGCCGGTAAAGCGGCTGAACTGTGGCCATACCGGTTAGGTAATAGCCATTTTGCTTCTTTCTACAAATATCCTTCTTATGTGACCAACCACTATTACTCTGACGCACACCGTACGGATCCCACCGGTGGTGTCCACACTTTCTTCCACACTCCTGCGGTTTACTCTGTTGCCGTGGCCGGCGATGAGATCGCGGCTTCGATGTTTAGCGATGATAATCCCCATGCTTGTACCAttatgtaa
- the LOC109133485 gene encoding uncharacterized protein LOC109133485, with protein MWVSHLNRLPTRSRMISWGLQVSPLCCLCATSDETRDHLMLTCNFSESIWNLVQSRLRLTPLQFRDWESLLSWIKLSTASSPSVLRKIVSQVTIYAIWKRRNNVLHNSQVIPPAVVFKTINREIINTIHARNHRRKFKKLLSLWII; from the coding sequence ATGTGGGTATCTCATCTGAACAGACTCCCCACTCGCTCTCGGATGATCTCCTGGGGTCTGCAGGTTTCTCCACTTTGTTGCTTATGTGCAACGAGTGATGAGACTCGAGACCACCTCATGCTTACTTGTAATTTCAGCGAATCAATTTGGAACCTTGTGCAGTCCAGACTAAGACTTACTCCACTTCAATTTCGAGACTGGGAAAGTCTTCTCTCCTGGATCAAGCTCAGCACGGCCTCTTCTCCGTCGGTGCTCCGGAAAATTGTCTCTCAAGTCACCATCTACGCTATCTGGAAGCGGAGAAACAATGTTCTCCATAATTCTCAAGTCATCCCACCAGCTGTTGTTTTCAAGACCATCAACCGAGAGATCATCAACACCATCCATGCTAGAAACCATCGCAGGAAATTCAAGAAGCTGTTGAGTCTCTGGATTATCTGA
- the LOC104698977 gene encoding remorin-like: MIVNVLPTTRQHDSRGAEESHRAQNQRVGLNTAVHGGEVRRFQTIVLVVAAKEAAEEKKEGSVHRDAVLVRLEQDKRISLIKAWEEAEKSKVENKAQKKLSYVGAWENSKKASVEAELKKIEEQLLKKKAEYAEKMKNKIARIHKEAEEKRAMAEAKRGEDVLKAEEMAAKYRATGTAPTKLFGLF, translated from the exons ATGATAGTCAATGTC CTACCTACCACAAGGCAACATGACTCAAGAGGAGCAGAAGAAAGTCACAGAGCCCAAAACCAACGCGTCGGACTCAACACCGCTGTCCACGGAGGAGAAGTCAGACGATTCCAAACTATTGTTCTCGTCGTCGCTGCAA AAGAGGCTgcggaagagaagaaagaaggttCAGTTCACCGAG ATGCTGTTTTGGTAAGGCTCGAGCAAGATAAGAGGATCTCTCTCATCAAAGCTTGGGAAGAGGCCGAGAAATCCAAAGTGGAGAACAA AGCTCAAAAGAAGCTTTCGTACGTTGGAGCTTGGGAAAACAGCAAGAAAGCTTCTGTGGAAGCTGAGCTAAAAAAGATCGAG GAGCAACTACTAAAGAAGAAAGCAGAGTACgcagagaaaatgaaaaacaaaatagctCGAATCCACAAGGAAgctgaagagaagagagctatGGCCGAAGCTAAACGCGGAGAAGATGTTCTCAAAGCCGAAGAAATGGCCGCAAAGTACCGCGCCACAGGAACCGCTCCAACCAAGCTATTTGGATTGTTCTGA